In one window of Saprospiraceae bacterium DNA:
- the lnt gene encoding apolipoprotein N-acyltransferase produces the protein MKFHKNFLFIFLVLAGFAALYGGAQMLGKPFWGNNPIWLLLGTWMVIVLALSRIYWSDGRQFFYLIMSSLSGLLLGKAFVFTSPLLFVGFTPLLYAAFRYEHQGTCRLRVHGYYAFHAFMVWNIIATYWVANAALIPGLVAFLLNSLFMCIPWLLALQIKRIKPNFWLPAFVFIWLCYEWGHHQWEISWPWLSLGNGFAFYPEWIQWYEYTGAFGGSLWALVANVVVFASIALIRYRIYAIIALLIWLAMPVFISHQISKRPSYPGEAVEVGIVQPNYEPHFEKFSVDQNLQMIRFEKLSREVITANTRYLLWPETSFEYPEVGAFHKDWRISRMGDLCKMYGNTCLVTGLSTIRTFKEGEDLTDAARKSNKSLNSLYYEIQNSATQICAHSTDFPVYVKSKLVPGVETFPYRRWLPFLKPIVDKLGGSIHGLGKQKERAVFENGNLKIAPVICYESIYGAYIGDYIKKGAQAIFIMTNDGWWDNTPGYRQHLYFGALRAIEYRKPIARSANTGISCFIDAKGNILDATNYGKEAAIRRNMFFSTYESFYLKHGDYIIKLALLGALIILIISAKPFLRVRFSKNQ, from the coding sequence ATGAAATTTCATAAAAACTTTCTTTTTATATTCCTGGTATTGGCCGGTTTTGCTGCTCTTTACGGGGGAGCACAAATGTTGGGAAAACCTTTCTGGGGCAATAATCCAATTTGGTTGCTGCTGGGCACCTGGATGGTGATCGTTCTTGCACTCAGCCGGATTTATTGGTCTGATGGTCGGCAATTCTTCTATTTGATCATGAGCAGTCTGAGCGGACTGCTGTTAGGTAAAGCATTTGTTTTTACCAGTCCACTGTTGTTTGTGGGTTTTACGCCTTTGCTTTATGCTGCCTTCCGTTATGAACACCAAGGAACTTGTCGTCTGCGGGTCCATGGATATTATGCCTTTCACGCTTTTATGGTTTGGAACATCATTGCTACCTACTGGGTGGCCAATGCAGCGTTGATTCCCGGCCTTGTAGCCTTCCTGCTCAACAGTCTTTTTATGTGCATTCCCTGGTTATTAGCCCTGCAGATCAAGCGAATAAAGCCAAATTTCTGGCTCCCTGCATTTGTCTTTATTTGGTTATGTTACGAATGGGGCCACCATCAATGGGAAATTTCCTGGCCCTGGTTGAGTCTGGGTAATGGGTTTGCATTCTACCCGGAGTGGATACAATGGTATGAATATACGGGAGCTTTTGGGGGCAGTCTCTGGGCTTTAGTTGCCAATGTTGTGGTGTTTGCGTCAATCGCTTTAATCAGATACAGAATTTATGCCATCATCGCTTTGTTAATCTGGTTAGCAATGCCTGTTTTCATATCTCATCAAATATCCAAAAGACCCTCGTATCCGGGTGAGGCCGTTGAAGTGGGTATTGTACAACCCAATTACGAACCTCATTTTGAGAAATTTTCTGTCGACCAGAATTTGCAGATGATCCGGTTTGAAAAATTATCAAGAGAGGTGATTACTGCGAATACCCGGTATTTATTATGGCCGGAAACCAGTTTTGAATATCCCGAAGTTGGGGCATTCCATAAAGATTGGAGAATTTCCAGAATGGGGGACTTGTGTAAAATGTATGGAAATACTTGTCTGGTAACAGGTCTAAGCACCATCCGCACTTTTAAAGAAGGTGAAGATTTAACAGATGCCGCACGTAAAAGCAACAAAAGCTTAAATTCCCTTTATTACGAAATACAAAACAGTGCTACTCAAATATGTGCGCACAGTACCGATTTTCCAGTTTATGTTAAGTCTAAACTGGTTCCGGGTGTGGAAACCTTTCCTTATCGGCGCTGGCTTCCCTTTTTAAAGCCCATTGTCGATAAATTGGGTGGATCCATTCATGGGCTCGGAAAGCAGAAAGAAAGAGCTGTATTTGAAAATGGAAATTTAAAAATTGCACCGGTTATTTGTTACGAATCCATTTATGGTGCCTACATCGGTGATTACATCAAAAAAGGAGCTCAAGCTATATTTATCATGACGAATGATGGTTGGTGGGACAACACGCCCGGTTACCGTCAACACCTCTATTTTGGTGCTTTGCGCGCCATCGAATACCGGAAACCCATCGCTCGTTCTGCGAATACCGGAATTTCGTGTTTTATCGATGCGAAAGGAAACATACTGGATGCGACGAATTATGGCAAAGAAGCTGCCATACGCAGAAATATGTTTTTCTCTACATATGAAAGTTTTTATTTAAAGCATGGAGATTACATTATAAAACTAGCACTGCTGGGTGCATTGATCATTTTGATCATTTCGGCAAAGCCATTTTTGAGAGTTCGTTTTTCAAAAAATCAATGA
- a CDS encoding glucose-1-phosphate thymidylyltransferase gives MRNLILFDPAHNGQFKPLSWARPLATFRLGMLTIQEKWALYFHAQTSHFCRKELDSSFPANIADDNYVIQGHLLPNEDLCSVISKLSVGEILVCGEDWVAGHFNKQQCQNFLESTDLNQFQQQQVEKHLIRGISKLWELFQWNGMELERDFQFVTKGRVSEPVHESNRVMGQKLFIEKGSKVWASCLNTLEGPIYIGHNAEVMEGSMLRGPLAVGDGSIIKMGSKIYGPTTIGPECRIGGEVNNTIFQAYSNKAHDGFLGNSVIGEWVNIGADTNASNLKNNYEEVKLWNYESKRFEKTSSLFCGLIMGDHSKCGINTMFNTGTVVGYGANVFGSGFPRQFIPDFAWGGASGFSTFTLDKFFTTAATVMERRGIRLTENQKQLMDYVFRASSGFRNWENL, from the coding sequence ATGAGGAATCTCATTCTTTTCGATCCGGCCCACAACGGACAGTTTAAGCCCTTATCCTGGGCAAGGCCTTTGGCAACTTTTCGTTTGGGTATGCTCACGATCCAGGAAAAATGGGCACTTTATTTCCATGCACAGACCAGCCATTTCTGCCGCAAAGAACTCGATTCAAGCTTTCCTGCCAATATTGCTGATGATAATTATGTAATTCAGGGTCATTTGCTTCCAAATGAGGACCTCTGCTCTGTTATTTCAAAACTGTCCGTTGGAGAAATTTTGGTTTGTGGGGAAGATTGGGTGGCCGGTCATTTTAATAAGCAACAATGCCAGAATTTTTTAGAATCAACCGACTTAAATCAATTTCAACAGCAACAAGTTGAAAAACACCTGATAAGAGGGATCTCAAAACTTTGGGAGTTGTTTCAATGGAATGGCATGGAGCTTGAACGCGACTTTCAGTTCGTTACCAAAGGAAGGGTCTCGGAGCCGGTCCATGAAAGTAATCGGGTAATGGGTCAAAAGCTTTTTATAGAAAAAGGATCAAAGGTTTGGGCAAGCTGCCTCAATACCCTGGAAGGACCCATATATATAGGTCACAATGCTGAGGTCATGGAAGGATCCATGTTAAGGGGACCTTTGGCTGTTGGCGATGGATCCATTATCAAAATGGGATCGAAAATATACGGACCAACTACCATAGGGCCGGAATGCAGGATTGGCGGTGAAGTCAACAACACTATTTTTCAAGCTTACTCCAACAAGGCTCACGATGGCTTTTTAGGAAATAGTGTCATTGGTGAATGGGTCAATATCGGTGCCGATACCAATGCTTCAAACTTGAAAAATAATTACGAAGAAGTGAAACTTTGGAATTATGAAAGCAAGAGATTTGAAAAAACTTCCAGTCTGTTTTGTGGGTTGATTATGGGCGATCATTCGAAGTGTGGTATCAACACCATGTTCAATACCGGTACAGTTGTAGGTTATGGAGCCAATGTGTTTGGCTCTGGATTTCCTAGACAATTCATACCGGATTTTGCCTGGGGTGGTGCTTCGGGTTTTTCCACTTTTACACTCGATAAATTTTTTACCACTGCAGCAACCGTTATGGAGCGCAGAGGGATCCGGCTCACTGAAAACCAAAAACAACTCATGGATTATGTTTTTCGGGCAAGTAGTGGATTCCGGAATTGGGAAAATTTATGA
- a CDS encoding type B 50S ribosomal protein L31 — MKKDLHPANYRFVVFKDFSCNEAFLTRSCAATKETIVWEDGNEYPLIRLEISSKSHPFFTGKMKFIDTAGRIDKFNKKFAGSKFAKN; from the coding sequence ATGAAAAAAGATTTGCACCCAGCTAATTACCGCTTTGTTGTTTTTAAGGATTTCTCTTGTAATGAGGCCTTTCTTACGCGTTCCTGTGCGGCCACGAAGGAAACTATCGTTTGGGAAGATGGGAATGAATACCCACTCATCCGACTTGAAATTTCCTCCAAATCGCATCCTTTCTTTACCGGTAAAATGAAATTTATCGACACTGCCGGACGGATTGATAAATTTAATAAGAAATTCGCAGGTTCGAAATTTGCTAAAAACTAA
- a CDS encoding bifunctional phosphoglucose/phosphomannose isomerase, which yields MELTMMDMVQSFPDQLEESLELFAKTNLRKNDAGLSNIYVSGMGGSAVGANFVEAIIRNESMLPFSVGKSYSVPNYISQHTLAIVSSYSGNTEETISAFQQLLAKKARLIVISSGGELLRLAEELKIDYIKLPSGWSSPRACLAYSLCAQLFTLEKLNVIGPDFINQIESAIQLIRNNKNGINDQALQLAELIKGKWLVFYSSDRFEPVSIRARQQINENSKMLCWHHVIPEMNHNELVGWRWNHPTLAAIFIRDHGDYHRIQARMELTKEIVSHYAGSVIDVFCMGNSFLEKSLYLVHLFDLLSVHLAEFNAVDSVEVRVIDFLKNELSKMALPK from the coding sequence ATGGAACTTACAATGATGGATATGGTTCAGAGTTTCCCTGATCAACTTGAGGAATCGCTGGAGTTGTTTGCCAAAACCAATTTAAGAAAGAATGATGCCGGGTTAAGTAATATATATGTCAGTGGTATGGGTGGATCTGCAGTTGGAGCAAATTTTGTGGAAGCCATCATAAGAAATGAATCGATGTTGCCCTTTTCAGTGGGCAAATCTTATTCAGTTCCTAATTATATTTCTCAGCATACTTTAGCGATAGTCTCGTCTTATTCCGGTAATACGGAAGAAACCATTTCTGCATTTCAGCAATTATTGGCTAAGAAGGCCAGGTTGATCGTAATCAGTTCCGGAGGTGAACTTTTACGTTTAGCAGAAGAGTTGAAAATTGATTATATAAAATTGCCATCAGGTTGGTCTTCACCGAGGGCATGTCTTGCCTATTCATTGTGTGCTCAGCTATTCACTTTGGAAAAACTTAATGTCATCGGACCTGATTTTATAAATCAAATCGAATCGGCAATTCAATTGATCCGGAACAATAAAAATGGTATCAATGATCAAGCCTTGCAATTGGCAGAATTGATCAAAGGAAAATGGCTGGTGTTTTATAGCTCCGATCGATTTGAGCCGGTTTCCATACGAGCCAGACAGCAAATTAACGAAAACAGTAAGATGCTGTGTTGGCATCACGTCATCCCGGAAATGAATCACAACGAACTTGTGGGTTGGAGGTGGAATCACCCAACCCTTGCTGCAATTTTTATTCGCGACCATGGAGATTATCACAGAATTCAGGCCCGGATGGAATTGACAAAAGAAATTGTCAGTCATTATGCCGGTTCAGTTATCGATGTATTTTGTATGGGAAATTCCTTTTTGGAGAAATCGCTGTATTTGGTTCATTTATTTGATTTGCTAAGTGTCCATCTTGCCGAATTCAATGCTGTGGACTCTGTTGAAGTTCGCGTCATTGATTTTTTGAAAAACGAACTCTCAAAAATGGCTTTGCCGAAATGA